In Chryseobacterium salivictor, the DNA window AGATTATCCGTTTTCCAAACTGGGGACTACGCCGGCGAATGTATTTGTGTTCCCTAATCTTGAAAGTGCCAACCTGTCCTACAAAATTATCCGCGGAATGAAAGTGGCACAGGTAGTGGGTCCTATTTTGATGGGGCTGAAACAACCGGTTCACGTATTGCAGATGCGCGCCAGTGTAGATGAAATCGTAAATCTGGCGACCATCGCTGTTCTGGATGCCCAGATGAGAGAAAAGAAATAAATTTTCATCAAAACTATAAACTTCAGTATAAAAAACACAAAATGATTTATTCTTTAAAAGGAATTGTTCAACAACTTAATCCAACTTCCATAGTAATTGATGTACAGGGAGTTGGATATTTAGTTGGGGTCAGTTTGCAAACTTCCGAGAAATTAGTGTTAGGAAAAGAAACCTTTTTAAACATTCAACAGATTATCCGCGAAGATGCCAATCTGCTTTTCGGTTTTAACACAATTTTAGAAAAAGAAATGTTTAATCTGTTAATAAGCGTTAATGGAGTGGGACCGGTTTCTGCCCTGATTATGCTTTCTTCTTTGTCCCTTACAGAGATTGCGGCAGGCATTCTTTCAAACAACAGTGCCCTGTTACAAAAAGTAAAAGGAATCGGTGTGAAAACTGCGGAAAGGATCGTTGTCGACTTGAGAGACAAAGTCCAAAAATTCAGCAGTTCCGATGAAAATATTTCTATATTTGTGAATAATAAAGTGAAAGAAGAATCGTTATCTGCATTAGAGGTTTTGGGAATTTCCAGGAAGATGAGTGAGAAAATGGCAGACCGAATTCTAAAGCAGAATCCTGATCTTCGGGTAGAAGATCTGGTGAAGCAAATTTTAAAAAATATTTAACATTTGGAGAAGAACAGTTTTTTTAAGCATAGATTTTTAATTTTTGTTTTGACGTGTTTCTCATTTGTCAGCATTTTTGCGCAACA includes these proteins:
- the ruvA gene encoding Holliday junction branch migration protein RuvA; translated protein: MIYSLKGIVQQLNPTSIVIDVQGVGYLVGVSLQTSEKLVLGKETFLNIQQIIREDANLLFGFNTILEKEMFNLLISVNGVGPVSALIMLSSLSLTEIAAGILSNNSALLQKVKGIGVKTAERIVVDLRDKVQKFSSSDENISIFVNNKVKEESLSALEVLGISRKMSEKMADRILKQNPDLRVEDLVKQILKNI